One genomic segment of Deltaproteobacteria bacterium includes these proteins:
- a CDS encoding methyltransferase domain-containing protein, with amino-acid sequence MNGQSSLIRWKAVVVVILAFTVLYIAGVHGLTIETDITASLPKNDPVIADARYVITHYPVFDRVFIDIGVTKQHTDDGLLMTAATYMQQGLRASGLFKEVGLGTSVDAMPLLLSHIVSNLPSMFSLKELETSVLPLLGSASLRSLMDRNMDILQGLEGMGQSGLIARDPLGLRNIVLARMASLLPVHGATINNNFIMSRDRRHILIIAEPKQSSTDTNFALKINALINKLIAEIDQKAGGAQQQISITPIGSYRAAIDNETIARRDTMRALLLSTIGIALLLLISFPRWYIGLMALVPALAGTSAALFVMSLLRHNLSILAIGFGGAIISINVDYGIAYLLFLDQAQTTSGTYASRQSFWVGLGASLTTVGSFLALSFSGFPILAEIGWFTAMGTLFSFAFVHTIFPLVFRRVSPARHRGIMPMEKITSRLVLSSGWTAFIVAGIFGLVMAFFARPAVKADVEAMNTESAATHIAESNVKKTWGDILSDTTYILIQGSSVKSLQDRADRLDTFIRARMASGVVRSGFSPLSIFPGEALARKNEAAWKAFWTTQRVQSLRGKIAHVSKLVGFSHNAFEPFFEKLMVRRAYDTAIPRQLYGMLGISRGWDNNTWMMISAVRPGPYYNPEIFYKNLSGAGIGKMLDAHWFTVRLSNLLFTMFVRMGILCGVGLVVVLVFYFMDFILVILALVPVAFALVSTFATYHFLHRPLDIPSLLLVVVVFGMGSDYSIYFIGAYQRYFDEHDPAMSPIRTAVFLNAGSTITGLGVLAFAGQAMLKSAGLSMVLGLGYALIGTVTLLPPILRVLYAPRKKGIMPAVAAGSPEHRARVLSSYRYMETYVRMFARFKIKFDPMFSQLADFVGPKDKVMDLGCGYGVPSAWLMHLYPSVYLFGVDPNQDRVRVARRALGDRGTAVHGEAPDFPKPPHACDAVLMLDIIHYLSDEEFAQTLASSSSCLKPGGSVVIRATVPSSKHVPWERWLEQSRLTLRGQKYYFRTSESIVQIISKAGFTLTYSGDSAKGREETWFVCMTVEHSQEPL; translated from the coding sequence ATGAACGGGCAATCATCCTTGATCAGATGGAAGGCCGTTGTCGTGGTCATACTTGCGTTTACAGTTTTATATATAGCCGGGGTGCACGGCCTCACGATAGAAACCGATATAACAGCAAGCCTGCCCAAAAATGATCCGGTCATTGCGGATGCCCGGTACGTTATCACCCATTATCCTGTATTTGACCGTGTTTTCATCGACATTGGTGTGACCAAGCAACATACGGATGACGGGCTTCTTATGACCGCTGCAACATATATGCAGCAGGGGCTGCGTGCAAGCGGACTATTTAAAGAGGTGGGATTAGGCACATCGGTCGATGCCATGCCGCTCCTCTTGTCACATATAGTCTCCAACCTCCCGTCGATGTTTTCCCTGAAGGAACTGGAGACCTCGGTCCTCCCGTTATTGGGCAGCGCTTCGCTCCGATCTCTCATGGATCGAAACATGGATATCCTGCAGGGGCTTGAGGGTATGGGCCAGTCCGGTTTGATCGCCCGAGATCCCCTGGGACTCAGGAACATTGTACTGGCACGTATGGCATCACTCCTGCCTGTTCACGGTGCCACCATTAACAATAACTTTATTATGAGCAGGGACAGAAGGCACATCCTTATCATCGCAGAGCCAAAACAATCCTCGACAGATACTAACTTTGCATTGAAAATAAATGCACTTATAAACAAGCTGATCGCCGAAATAGATCAAAAAGCCGGAGGAGCACAACAACAAATCTCAATCACACCGATCGGCTCATACCGTGCGGCTATCGACAATGAAACCATTGCCAGAAGGGATACGATGCGTGCACTGCTCCTCTCTACGATTGGGATCGCACTGCTTCTTTTGATCAGTTTCCCCAGATGGTATATAGGACTTATGGCACTTGTCCCGGCCCTGGCCGGGACAAGTGCGGCACTCTTTGTTATGTCGCTCCTCAGGCATAATTTATCCATTCTTGCCATCGGCTTCGGCGGGGCCATTATCTCTATCAATGTTGATTACGGTATTGCATATCTTCTGTTTCTCGATCAGGCGCAAACAACCTCCGGAACCTACGCATCAAGGCAGTCGTTCTGGGTTGGGCTTGGAGCGTCTCTAACCACAGTGGGCTCGTTTCTTGCATTGAGTTTCAGCGGGTTTCCAATCCTTGCCGAGATAGGCTGGTTTACCGCCATGGGCACACTCTTTTCTTTTGCATTTGTCCATACGATATTCCCGCTGGTTTTCCGCAGGGTATCCCCTGCCAGGCACCGCGGCATTATGCCCATGGAAAAGATCACGAGCCGCCTGGTACTATCGAGTGGATGGACCGCGTTTATTGTGGCAGGTATCTTCGGACTGGTTATGGCATTTTTTGCCAGGCCCGCGGTAAAAGCCGATGTGGAGGCCATGAACACGGAGAGTGCGGCTACGCATATTGCGGAAAGTAATGTAAAGAAAACATGGGGAGACATACTATCGGACACCACGTACATCCTTATCCAGGGAAGTTCTGTTAAATCGCTGCAGGACCGTGCAGACAGGCTTGATACCTTTATCAGGGCTCGTATGGCATCCGGTGTTGTCCGCTCCGGGTTTTCGCCATTGTCTATTTTTCCCGGTGAGGCCCTGGCTCGGAAGAACGAGGCCGCGTGGAAAGCCTTCTGGACAACACAGCGGGTTCAATCCCTGCGCGGTAAAATCGCACATGTTTCAAAGCTTGTCGGTTTTTCCCATAATGCCTTTGAGCCGTTTTTTGAGAAACTCATGGTCCGCAGAGCTTATGATACAGCTATTCCCCGGCAACTTTACGGGATGCTCGGCATATCAAGGGGCTGGGACAACAATACATGGATGATGATAAGTGCCGTGCGGCCTGGACCGTACTATAATCCGGAGATATTCTATAAGAATCTTTCCGGAGCAGGCATAGGTAAAATGCTTGATGCCCATTGGTTCACCGTACGGTTATCAAATCTGCTTTTCACTATGTTCGTTAGAATGGGCATACTGTGCGGAGTAGGTCTTGTCGTGGTTCTGGTGTTTTATTTTATGGATTTTATACTGGTAATACTTGCATTGGTCCCGGTTGCATTTGCCCTGGTGAGTACCTTCGCGACATACCATTTTCTGCATCGACCCCTGGACATTCCGAGTCTGTTGCTGGTTGTGGTCGTGTTCGGTATGGGAAGCGATTATTCCATCTATTTCATCGGGGCATATCAGCGTTATTTTGATGAACACGACCCTGCCATGAGTCCCATACGTACCGCGGTCTTCCTCAATGCAGGTTCCACCATTACCGGCCTCGGCGTTCTGGCATTTGCAGGACAGGCCATGCTGAAGAGTGCTGGACTGAGCATGGTGCTCGGGCTTGGCTATGCCCTTATCGGAACAGTTACACTTCTGCCGCCGATACTGAGGGTTCTTTACGCACCAAGGAAAAAAGGAATTATGCCGGCGGTTGCAGCGGGCTCTCCTGAACATAGAGCAAGGGTATTGTCCTCGTATAGATACATGGAGACATACGTCAGGATGTTTGCCAGGTTCAAGATCAAGTTTGACCCGATGTTTTCACAGCTCGCGGATTTTGTCGGGCCCAAGGATAAGGTTATGGATCTCGGATGCGGGTACGGCGTTCCTTCTGCGTGGCTGATGCATCTTTACCCTTCCGTGTATTTGTTCGGTGTGGATCCGAATCAAGACCGTGTGCGGGTCGCGCGGAGAGCATTGGGTGATCGCGGGACCGCTGTCCATGGCGAGGCGCCTGATTTCCCGAAGCCTCCGCATGCATGCGATGCAGTCCTCATGCTCGACATAATCCATTATCTTTCCGATGAGGAATTTGCGCAAACACTTGCATCCTCGTCTTCCTGTCTTAAGCCCGGGGGATCCGTGGTGATCAGGGCGACAGTCCCTTCATCAAAACATGTGCCGTGGGAACGGTGGCTGGAGCAGAGCAGGCTCACACTCAGGGGGCAAAAATATTATTTCAGGACCAGCGAAAGTATCGTTCAGATTATCTCAAAGGCCGGTTTCACCCTGACATATTCCGGCGATTCTGCGAAGGGAAGAGAGGAGACCTGGTTCGTCTGCATGACAGTGGAGCACAGCCAAGAGCCGCTATGA
- a CDS encoding lysophospholipid acyltransferase family protein, translating into MKGLFYRCISFLSRIFGLWIVSASAWIIVTAYFILMPGRTANSVRFYRALYPGRNVFYHVWCAWRQYHHFSTVFVDRLIFEKEEGLNWVGEGLDHLSSAAKRGEYGILLTSHFGNWEAAARGLQTLDFKILLYMGSRQYEQIEAQIKKDLADHGITIIAVPKDAGTQFEGLAGLRFLRNDGFVAMAGDLLWNNEEKSIKVKFLGHDVFLPQAPYVFALVLEAPIFVFFVMRTGRAKYRIVAHPPIYVKAGSREHREAAIQNAAQQYVSLLEQTVRQYPDHWYHFTPMWIDGTDSQNIG; encoded by the coding sequence ATGAAAGGTCTGTTCTACAGGTGCATATCTTTCCTGTCCCGTATCTTCGGGCTCTGGATCGTCTCAGCATCCGCATGGATAATTGTTACCGCCTACTTTATTCTTATGCCAGGAAGGACAGCCAACAGTGTCAGATTCTACCGTGCATTATATCCCGGGAGAAATGTCTTTTACCACGTATGGTGCGCATGGAGGCAGTATCACCATTTCTCAACGGTTTTTGTAGACAGGCTTATATTCGAGAAAGAGGAAGGGCTGAACTGGGTCGGTGAGGGATTGGACCATCTTTCCTCAGCAGCAAAAAGAGGTGAATACGGCATACTGCTCACGTCGCATTTTGGAAATTGGGAGGCAGCGGCACGCGGGCTCCAGACACTGGACTTTAAGATCCTTTTGTATATGGGGTCGCGGCAATATGAACAGATCGAGGCACAGATCAAAAAAGACCTCGCAGACCACGGGATCACCATCATAGCTGTACCCAAAGACGCCGGTACACAATTTGAAGGACTCGCAGGCCTGCGTTTCCTGAGGAACGACGGGTTTGTTGCCATGGCCGGAGACCTTTTATGGAATAATGAGGAAAAATCCATCAAGGTTAAATTTCTCGGCCATGATGTTTTCCTGCCGCAGGCACCGTATGTCTTTGCCCTTGTCCTTGAAGCACCTATCTTCGTGTTTTTTGTCATGCGGACCGGGAGGGCGAAGTACAGGATCGTTGCCCATCCGCCGATCTATGTAAAAGCTGGATCTCGGGAGCATCGCGAAGCAGCAATACAGAATGCGGCACAACAGTACGTATCGTTACTGGAACAGACCGTACGGCAGTACCCTGATCATTGGTACCACTTTACACCTATGTGGATTGATGGTACGGATAGTCAAAACATAGGTTAG
- a CDS encoding DivIVA domain-containing protein produces MKLTPLDIQQQRYRKTFRGYDVREVDAFMELVKNEMEEVVTENNDLTQKLKEKTDSLQEYKEREQTIKETMLTAQQLKNDISANAHKEAEIIIAEAKIKAEELINNAQNRYMEIINELKELRRQKIQLEASLRAILETHLKMLETEVIKEEHVIDEKISIIAGKSKISNGKQS; encoded by the coding sequence ATGAAATTAACGCCGCTTGATATACAGCAGCAGAGGTATAGGAAAACGTTTAGGGGCTATGATGTTAGAGAGGTTGATGCCTTCATGGAGCTTGTAAAGAATGAGATGGAAGAAGTCGTTACGGAAAACAATGACTTAACACAGAAGCTTAAAGAGAAAACGGACAGCCTGCAGGAGTACAAAGAGCGAGAGCAGACAATAAAAGAAACAATGCTTACCGCCCAGCAGCTTAAAAATGATATAAGTGCTAACGCACATAAAGAGGCCGAGATCATAATAGCAGAGGCAAAGATAAAGGCAGAAGAACTAATCAATAATGCACAGAACAGATATATGGAGATCATAAACGAATTAAAAGAGCTACGAAGGCAAAAAATTCAACTTGAAGCAAGTCTGAGGGCGATACTTGAAACGCATTTAAAGATGCTTGAGACCGAGGTCATAAAAGAGGAGCACGTCATAGATGAAAAAATTTCAATAATAGCAGGCAAATCCAAGATATCAAATGGCAAGCAGTCATAA
- a CDS encoding DUF167 domain-containing protein: MASSHKILCVTVKPLSSKSELIQKDRELKAYLKSPPIDGKANEELIYLVSKQFNVKKTDVKIISGKTSKKKLIRILT; this comes from the coding sequence ATGGCAAGCAGTCATAAAATATTGTGTGTGACTGTCAAACCATTATCTTCTAAAAGTGAGCTCATTCAAAAGGATAGAGAGCTAAAAGCATATCTTAAATCACCGCCTATTGACGGTAAGGCTAATGAAGAATTAATTTATCTGGTAAGTAAACAATTTAATGTAAAAAAAACGGATGTTAAAATTATAAGTGGGAAGACATCAAAGAAAAAACTCATACGCATTTTAACATAA
- a CDS encoding zinc ribbon domain-containing protein, whose translation MPIYEYKCLRCGKTFEITQKITAKPITKCPECGGDVKKLISNSSSFILKGSGWYATDYARRDNKEPKKPIETKSKPETKKANTA comes from the coding sequence ATGCCTATTTATGAATACAAATGTTTAAGGTGTGGTAAAACATTTGAAATAACGCAAAAGATCACTGCAAAACCAATTACAAAATGTCCGGAATGTGGCGGAGATGTGAAAAAGCTTATATCAAACTCCAGCTCTTTTATCTTAAAAGGTAGCGGATGGTATGCAACCGATTACGCGCGTAGAGATAATAAAGAGCCAAAGAAACCAATTGAAACTAAATCAAAGCCGGAGACCAAAAAGGCGAATACAGCCTGA
- a CDS encoding zinc dependent phospholipase C family protein: MVILFTILFVFLFPSNAFCWGPITHIDFAVEVLNLSQYVAPRIAELIMTFPYDYLYGNIGADIVIGKNFTEYEYHCHNWLIGFQVLKSARSNHQKAFAYGYISHLAADVIAHNYFVPNKIITSYRKKLLPHPYWEIRFEKMIDESSANIIGKTFKQRHVDDNDLLKATLEKTLFSFSTNKRLFNGLMFMTRKKFLRGIFHSLTSDKKWGFTKEEFREYKLYSLDAVFDVLINIDKSIYTRFDPTGNELINASIGIRKQLNRLHKRGMLTDPLKQELTKTIIPHLQPGIYSLHEAHIK; this comes from the coding sequence GTGGTTATTCTCTTTACCATATTGTTTGTTTTTTTATTTCCTTCAAATGCCTTCTGCTGGGGACCCATTACTCATATTGATTTTGCAGTGGAGGTTTTAAATCTTTCACAATATGTTGCGCCGAGAATTGCAGAACTTATAATGACATTTCCCTATGATTATCTTTACGGCAACATAGGGGCGGACATTGTTATAGGTAAAAATTTTACGGAGTATGAGTATCACTGTCATAACTGGCTTATAGGTTTTCAGGTACTGAAATCAGCCCGGAGTAATCATCAAAAGGCATTTGCTTATGGATATATAAGTCACCTTGCAGCAGATGTAATAGCGCATAACTATTTTGTCCCGAATAAGATCATTACGAGCTACAGGAAAAAGCTTTTACCTCATCCCTACTGGGAAATCAGGTTTGAAAAAATGATAGACGAATCCTCTGCAAACATTATTGGTAAAACATTTAAGCAAAGGCATGTAGATGATAACGACCTGCTAAAGGCAACACTTGAAAAAACGCTATTCTCATTTTCTACAAATAAAAGGCTGTTCAATGGATTGATGTTTATGACAAGAAAAAAGTTTTTACGAGGGATATTCCATAGTCTAACATCAGACAAAAAATGGGGCTTCACAAAAGAGGAATTCCGGGAGTATAAGCTTTATTCTTTGGATGCCGTTTTTGATGTACTTATAAACATAGATAAATCTATCTACACAAGATTTGATCCAACAGGCAATGAGTTAATAAATGCGAGTATTGGTATTCGCAAGCAATTAAACCGTTTGCATAAAAGAGGTATGCTTACAGATCCTCTAAAACAGGAATTAACAAAGACGATCATTCCGCACCTCCAGCCTGGTATATATTCCCTCCATGAAGCACATATAAAATAA
- a CDS encoding branched-chain amino acid ABC transporter permease, producing MRIFIQQIVNGITTGSVYALIALGYTMVYGIIELINFAHGEIYMIGAYGGLIALTILGATHSSGAGIIVVSIASGMLLSIGYGLTVEKFAYKPLRDASRLSLLITALGASIFLQNFVMIGQGSSDKRYPVINILNPVFSVHGISISTMQIIIFAVAITVMIGLDLFINKTMTGWAMKAASQDLTTAQLVGINTDNIISLTFIIGSGLAGVGGVLIGFYYDIVNFYIGYLMGMKAFTAAVLGGIGDVRGAMVGGILLGLLESLGASYVSPNYKDAFAFIVLIIILLIKPSGLFGRTR from the coding sequence ATGAGAATCTTTATCCAGCAGATTGTTAACGGCATTACAACAGGGAGCGTTTACGCGCTGATAGCTCTTGGTTATACGATGGTTTATGGGATCATAGAGCTCATAAATTTTGCCCATGGAGAAATATATATGATCGGCGCTTATGGCGGGCTGATAGCTTTAACAATACTCGGGGCTACGCATTCTTCAGGTGCAGGCATTATCGTTGTTTCTATTGCTTCCGGAATGCTCTTATCAATAGGATACGGATTGACTGTAGAAAAATTTGCTTACAAACCTTTGCGTGATGCCTCAAGGCTTTCATTACTTATTACCGCACTTGGTGCTTCCATATTTCTGCAGAACTTTGTTATGATAGGGCAGGGTTCTTCGGATAAGAGGTATCCGGTAATTAACATTCTTAATCCCGTATTTTCGGTACACGGCATTTCTATCAGTACAATGCAGATCATAATATTTGCTGTAGCAATTACTGTTATGATTGGTCTTGATCTCTTTATAAATAAGACAATGACAGGTTGGGCAATGAAAGCAGCTTCACAGGATCTAACGACCGCGCAGCTTGTTGGTATAAATACCGATAACATCATTTCCTTAACGTTTATTATAGGCTCAGGACTTGCAGGGGTGGGTGGTGTACTGATAGGTTTTTACTATGATATTGTGAATTTTTATATAGGCTATCTTATGGGTATGAAGGCTTTTACTGCTGCCGTGCTTGGTGGAATAGGTGATGTCCGAGGTGCGATGGTTGGAGGTATATTGCTCGGCTTGCTTGAGAGTCTTGGTGCTTCCTATGTCTCACCTAATTATAAAGACGCCTTTGCATTTATCGTGTTGATCATTATTTTACTTATAAAGCCTTCGGGTCTGTTCGGCAGGACAAGATGA
- a CDS encoding branched-chain amino acid ABC transporter permease: MRFFTELLKSYVIPVVWTFVIAIPIMGIQRAIFAGVFIMIGLLIYNFFKKKSRNNTDAETFSQIKKKLSGIITYGYPGILAAVIIIPLFLNSYDMDILTSALLYSMLALGLNLLVGDMGLLNLGYIAFYGIGAYTYAILATKLGVGFWISIWVGGIASALIGLIIAIPTLRLKGDYFAIVTLGFGEIIRIILNNWNSLTNGPNGIMNIPRPLLFNLSFDSGLNFYYLVLCFLLLQVYLLYRIKKSRFGRYSVAIRENESASEMIGLNAYSIKLIFFMVSAFFGGIAGVLFASKLRFISPDSFTFIESIYVLAMVILGGMGNIPGVIVGAFALVVIPELLRSFVVYRMLIFALLLITIMLFRPEGLLGKKGYGR; the protein is encoded by the coding sequence ATGAGATTTTTTACAGAATTGCTAAAATCTTATGTAATCCCTGTTGTGTGGACTTTTGTTATTGCTATACCAATAATGGGTATACAAAGGGCAATCTTTGCCGGAGTCTTTATAATGATAGGTTTGCTCATATACAATTTCTTTAAAAAGAAAAGCCGTAACAACACGGATGCAGAAACGTTTTCGCAGATAAAAAAGAAACTTTCAGGCATTATAACTTACGGATATCCCGGCATATTGGCAGCAGTAATAATAATTCCGCTATTTTTAAATAGCTATGATATGGATATACTTACATCAGCATTATTATACTCAATGCTTGCACTTGGATTGAATTTGCTTGTTGGGGATATGGGCTTATTAAATCTCGGATATATAGCATTCTATGGTATAGGTGCTTATACTTACGCGATTCTCGCAACAAAGCTTGGTGTTGGTTTCTGGATCAGTATATGGGTAGGCGGCATAGCGTCTGCACTAATAGGCTTGATCATAGCTATTCCTACACTCAGGTTAAAGGGTGATTATTTTGCAATTGTCACACTCGGTTTTGGAGAGATCATCAGGATAATTCTTAACAACTGGAATAGTCTTACGAACGGTCCAAACGGTATAATGAATATTCCAAGACCTCTTTTGTTTAATTTATCATTTGATTCAGGATTAAACTTTTATTATCTGGTTCTTTGTTTCTTATTATTACAGGTTTATTTACTTTACAGAATAAAAAAATCAAGGTTCGGCAGATATTCTGTTGCTATTAGAGAGAATGAATCTGCATCAGAAATGATTGGATTAAATGCTTACAGTATTAAATTAATATTTTTTATGGTTAGTGCATTTTTTGGCGGGATTGCGGGAGTTTTGTTTGCTTCAAAGCTGAGATTTATATCTCCCGATAGCTTTACATTTATAGAATCGATTTATGTTCTTGCAATGGTTATACTGGGGGGCATGGGCAATATCCCTGGCGTTATAGTTGGGGCTTTTGCCCTTGTTGTTATCCCTGAATTATTGAGGAGCTTTGTCGTATACAGAATGCTCATTTTCGCACTGCTGCTTATAACAATAATGCTTTTCAGGCCGGAGGGGTTATTGGGTAAAAAGGGTTATGGGAGATAG
- a CDS encoding ABC transporter ATP-binding protein: protein MGDRTVLKVDDVSLMFGGLKALDRISLEMEKGEVLCIIGPNGAGKTTLFNCITGFLKPSAGRIIYDNSIELTGKKPHTIASYGLYRSFQNLALFTHLTVLENILIGGLKRKDVSYNIIDALFYTSKFKNGEYSLKKESVQILEFLGLADKKDTYTSELPYGKRKLLELAKGLITKPKLLLLDEPAAGLNTTEKVELVNAIKKVVAQKIDVVIIEHDMRFVSDIANWIVVLDYGKKIAEGLPEDVKKDRAVIEAYIGS from the coding sequence ATGGGAGATAGAACCGTATTGAAAGTTGATGATGTAAGCCTGATGTTTGGAGGTTTAAAGGCTCTTGATCGTATAAGTTTAGAAATGGAGAAGGGAGAGGTGCTGTGTATAATAGGACCCAATGGAGCCGGGAAGACAACGTTGTTTAATTGTATAACAGGCTTCTTAAAGCCTTCGGCGGGCAGGATTATATACGATAACAGTATAGAGTTAACAGGTAAAAAACCCCATACAATAGCTTCTTACGGCCTATACAGGAGCTTTCAAAATCTTGCACTGTTCACACACCTTACGGTACTTGAGAATATCCTTATAGGGGGATTAAAGAGAAAGGACGTGTCTTATAATATTATTGACGCATTGTTTTATACCTCAAAGTTTAAAAACGGAGAATATTCATTAAAAAAAGAGAGCGTACAAATTTTAGAGTTTCTGGGTCTGGCAGATAAAAAGGATACCTATACAAGTGAGCTGCCTTATGGAAAAAGGAAACTGCTCGAACTTGCAAAGGGGCTTATAACAAAACCGAAATTGCTTCTGCTGGATGAGCCTGCTGCAGGGCTGAATACAACCGAAAAGGTTGAGCTGGTAAATGCAATAAAAAAGGTTGTAGCGCAAAAGATAGATGTAGTTATTATAGAGCACGATATGCGTTTTGTGTCTGATATCGCAAACTGGATTGTTGTTCTTGACTACGGTAAAAAGATTGCAGAGGGTTTACCTGAAGATGTAAAAAAGGATAGAGCAGTTATAGAGGCGTACATAGGTTCATAA
- a CDS encoding DUF177 domain-containing protein, translating into MNIKDISRDGFKLNLIKDNAWFMAMLGLRAVEIDSINKELVSNLDMHLEDSGVIDIHGNVRVDINIKCVRCLNLFHYIIDKQFTVMLEPYSNNFQSYHELKKEELDTEFYTNHDFEPENIVFEQVMISLSMYPLCKPDCKGLCSICGTNLNEHQDHVCKKAVEEDNPLRIKLQRLKLIKGAK; encoded by the coding sequence ATGAACATAAAAGACATTTCAAGGGATGGATTTAAGCTTAATCTTATAAAGGATAACGCATGGTTTATGGCCATGCTGGGATTAAGGGCTGTTGAAATAGACAGCATAAATAAGGAACTCGTATCGAATCTGGATATGCACCTTGAAGATAGCGGTGTAATTGATATACACGGCAATGTGCGTGTTGATATTAATATAAAGTGCGTAAGGTGTTTAAATTTATTTCATTACATTATTGATAAGCAATTTACCGTAATGCTTGAGCCTTACAGTAACAATTTTCAATCATACCATGAATTGAAAAAGGAAGAGCTTGATACGGAATTTTACACAAATCATGACTTTGAACCGGAGAATATCGTTTTTGAACAGGTTATGATAAGCTTATCCATGTATCCTTTATGTAAACCTGATTGTAAGGGATTATGCAGCATCTGCGGTACAAACTTAAATGAACACCAGGATCATGTATGCAAAAAGGCTGTAGAAGAGGATAATCCATTACGGATAAAATTACAAAGATTGAAATTAATAAAAGGAGCTAAATAA
- the rpmF gene encoding 50S ribosomal protein L32, protein MAQPKRRHSKSRRDKRRANYKLEATALVACPRCSQLMKPHHVCPTCGYYDGKEIVEVKEI, encoded by the coding sequence ATGGCACAGCCAAAAAGAAGACATTCAAAATCAAGACGGGACAAAAGAAGGGCAAATTACAAATTGGAAGCAACAGCTCTTGTTGCCTGTCCAAGGTGCAGTCAGTTGATGAAACCTCATCATGTATGCCCCACATGTGGTTATTATGACGGAAAAGAAATAGTAGAGGTAAAAGAAATTTAA
- the plsX gene encoding phosphate acyltransferase PlsX yields MKVAFDAFGTDGSPDTEIKAVNEAIKQGIEVILVGDKEKLASVDSRIEIVDAKEIITMGESPSLVIRGKKDASMRVAIELVAKGRADAVVSAGNSGAMMALSMLILKKLPGVYRPAIAGVMPSYKGHTVFIDMGANVDCKPVHLVQFAVMGSVYAEKLFNITNPNIGLLSNGEEDSKGNELTHQTHELLKKTSLNYKGYVEGKDIYTGDVDVIVADGFVGNTVLKASEGVADMITKMIKDSYKASPISILGYLLSVGAFNRLKKRIDYAEYGGAPLIGINGLSIISHGRSNVKALVSSLALSKRFYETRLNYAIIEELNRNTALLNNINEENL; encoded by the coding sequence ATGAAAGTTGCGTTTGATGCTTTTGGAACCGACGGCTCTCCAGATACTGAGATAAAAGCGGTTAATGAGGCAATAAAACAGGGTATCGAAGTAATACTCGTAGGAGATAAAGAAAAACTTGCATCCGTGGACTCACGGATAGAGATCGTTGATGCAAAAGAGATAATTACTATGGGTGAATCTCCCTCTCTGGTCATAAGGGGCAAGAAGGATGCTTCAATGCGTGTAGCAATAGAGCTGGTTGCAAAAGGAAGGGCTGATGCAGTGGTAAGCGCAGGGAATTCGGGGGCTATGATGGCATTATCCATGCTTATCTTAAAAAAATTACCGGGCGTTTACAGACCCGCAATAGCCGGTGTGATGCCGAGTTACAAAGGGCACACCGTATTTATAGACATGGGTGCGAATGTAGATTGTAAACCCGTTCACCTTGTTCAATTTGCTGTAATGGGCAGTGTTTATGCAGAAAAATTATTCAATATAACTAATCCAAACATTGGTTTGCTTAGCAATGGAGAGGAAGACAGCAAGGGGAATGAGTTAACCCATCAAACGCATGAATTGTTAAAGAAAACATCTTTAAACTACAAAGGTTACGTTGAAGGTAAAGATATATACACTGGGGATGTGGATGTTATTGTAGCAGATGGGTTTGTGGGGAATACGGTTTTAAAGGCGAGCGAAGGCGTTGCTGACATGATAACAAAAATGATAAAGGACAGCTATAAAGCATCTCCTATAAGCATACTCGGCTATCTGCTGTCCGTAGGGGCATTTAACAGACTGAAAAAACGCATTGATTATGCCGAGTACGGCGGAGCCCCTCTCATAGGCATAAACGGGCTGTCAATAATAAGCCACGGCCGTTCAAATGTAAAAGCACTTGTCAGCTCACTTGCATTATCAAAAAGATTTTATGAAACAAGGCTCAATTATGCAATAATAGAAGAACTCAATCGCAACACCGCATTACTTAACAATATAAATGAGGAGAACCTATGA